The following is a genomic window from Strix aluco isolate bStrAlu1 chromosome 3, bStrAlu1.hap1, whole genome shotgun sequence.
GAGGAGAGTGCCCGCTGGGCAGCCCCCCCAGGGCCGCCGGCAGAAGATGGGGAGATTCTGGGTCAGGCACttccctgcccagcagcagcagcccctcagTCCCACTTGGTGGAGAACTCGGCCGTGACACTCGGCCTTTCTCAGAATAAACCAGTAGTGTCCTTGAAACATCCTGAGCGCTCTTCTCTTCATATATGGAGTCAAGGGGGACGCTGCGACCTCCGGGGCTACAAGGGTGTCAGGGAAAGGCCTGCGGGGGGTGGGGACAGGCatcagggctgctctgtgccccgGCCCCACACCGCTGGGGCTGGCGTGTCCCCGGCTGCTGCATCCCAGGTCCCTGCTACAGCCTTGTCCCTCCAAGGAGCCTTTCAGGAGAgcggctgagccccccccgcaGCACGGCGTGGCCCAacagcacagcacggcatggcacggcacggcgtGGCACGGCATGACACCGCACAGCATGGCCTGTGTCATGGTGTCGTGGGCCCCGGCTgcttgaccccagccagcagctgagccCCCGCACAGCTATCATcacccccccagtgggatgcggGGAGAATTGGGAGggcaaacaggagaaataaaagcaaatagagaCGGATTAAAATGGGGACGTGAAGGGaagccccaaagcctgaggtgcctgtGGGCAAGGCCCAGCCAGGCCGCGACCAGGGGCTGCCTTGGAACAGCCCCCCAGTACCGAAAAGCCGCTCAAAGAAACTCTctgagactcattttggagttttagaaagcaggcgttctttaccgcagcgctgggcgcactcgctcttactgtaaattcggtctcagAAGAACCCTCGAAGGCTTAGTTGGAAGTTCTAGAAGgcaggcagtctgtgctgcagcgctgggtgtgcgGGGGATCATTCCGCCCAACGGCCGTGCCCgaagacaagggcacacttcttatataacaccaaagaaacgaatattcctgtcattcccgagaagtacacacctatttgcaGAGACTCTACTGCCTATGTCGGTacattgtttgggggagagtccctgaggggcttccacgggtgtctgctggtttctctgccctccccgggacggacccgtcggagctgcagaaatgatgtccttgggcacaatcctgtccgaggcccctcacagcaatgagcacccactgctggcagccagcagcgagcaggcatcagctccccccttttcttgagactttgggctcacaaatccaagctctcaatAGTCAAAACCcagaccttcttttcaggcagaagaagagccgccgtcgctgtggcacaagagtcagaggtccctcagccagagctgagccggccgttccttgagccagtgctgatcagtaaatgggaattagggaagcacagagggatcggcgggcaacgccccgctactcgctacccccccattgggatgggacacaaagatggtcccgtgaaggttcctacgtggatctcgggcgtcacacgcaggcagaaagcgccacgtcccaacctgccggggcctggcgtcagctacggggtctctcgGCTACGTCGgccggtttggctctgagcctccaagcgtgctgtgccgtgccgtgccgacacaggggaccgtgatttccagggggacaccccagcccctcctgagcccctcgccTGGGGAAAggcatggcagggggggctgccgggtgtcacaaagggggctccagccaccccgtgaggtcacaaaggggactctgcccaccctgtgaggtcacaaaggggctCCGCCCACCTGCCCCAAAATAAAAGgccgcagccgcactgggcccacAATCATGGCGTGTGGCAACGGGCCCACCTCGGCCGAGATGCTGCTGCTAGTGATGCTCATCCTGCTGTTCCTCCTGGCTGGCGCCATGCTGGCGGCCTACTGGTTATGGGTAGGTGACGGGTGCACCGCGCTGCGCCGGGGGGTGGGATGgcgtggggctgtgctgtgcGGTGGTGTAGGGTGCTTtgggggggctgtgctgtgcggtggtgtggggtgctgtgggggggctgtgctgtgggccTGGGAggtgctcccgtctcacccagctcttgtggtcctgcagaggaagaggcaggagacaAAACGATGGATGCCAGtggaagctgagctggagaacCTGAGGagtgagcggccctggcaccaagcagactggaaatggcatggcatggcaccgtgtggcacggcATGGCCCAACTGCACAGCACACGGCACGGCGTGGGACGGCATCATGGTGCAACACAGCATGGTGTGGCACGGCGTGGGACAGCATCATGGTGCAACACTGCATGGCACGGCAAAGCATGATCGCATAGTATGGCAGAGCATGACATGCCACAGAATGTCATGGGAGGCTACAACACAGCATGGCATGGAATGGCATGGCACGGTGTGGGAACCCATGGCATGGCATGACACGGCCGAACATGGTGCAGCAGGGCACGGCACGGGGTATCCGTGCAGACAGTTGGTTTTTTCGACCTGGCCCCAAgcaccctgcaaacctcatggcAGGCCTGAGCTCGCTCTGTTGGCTTCCTCGGAGGCTTCTCTACCGAagcacagaggaaggaaggagcccGCACCAagcctggagacatggtgagtgctgggggagacccccagatcctgccccagaccctcagcccatgccctgcccacgccgggcagccctgcccgtcccgccggaggggccggggtgcagcaggttcacctccctctcctcctctgcagtgacagcgcGAAGGCACCGAGCATGGAGCGCCTGTGCCCACTACCCCGGATATCGTCCCTGAGCTCCCTCTCGACGAGCAGCTCCAGTTCcgtggacaccctctgctccttcccggaGCCCTGCCCCGGTGCCATGGCGGAGCTGGCGGCGCAAAAGcgctcgggacccgcccagtcccccgaGGAAGATGAGGGGCTGGTGGAGagcctgggagcagccctgggccaggaccccccactggagcagtcagcagggaccaggcaagagcaggtccctgggcaTGAGGGGGACAAGGcgcagacacccagggatgtggagcCGGCCCCCGGCAGTCCCCACGCCCGCCTGCGGACGCTGGTGATCGAAATATGGCTGCGGAGCAATGGAGCGGAGCTGCCGGTGCCGCACATGGACACCGACAGGGCtgaggatggggacaaggagacAAGGATTCCCAACGTGGAGTCCTTGGAgatggacaggagcagccccgtgaagtcgggcagcagcagccccgtgagcctgggcagcaccatcgcggcggctccgggcaggagcagcccagcggagcccagtccccagcagcgggtgcccgcgggcaggacgcgtggccgggcgtgggagggctgtgcccagctctgcaggggtacCAAGGCCTGGTGGCAACGGCGCTGCCAGTCCTGCCGCAGGCGCTTCCGCAAGCCCCCGAGGCAACACCAATGCTGATTCCAgcgggcaccccggagacagcAGATGGCGGTGAGGGCTGGGAAAGTCCCGGTGGTGACTCCacctgaaatgtaaaaaaattaacgtatcttgtctccatccctggtgccgtggttctttacccagcccttgatgcgccttctcccccgtccctttgccaaacctcccctttgggtcccttgctgacccccccggctcctctgccgggtctcccccaggtcctggctcccagctcccccgggctttgtcccctctgtccggccccgcgtccgtaagcaccacgacggggacgtttgcttggcccagagctgctcctgccagagcaggcagggactgtgcctgcctgcaccctgcctcctgcctcctgcccccctccagagcccgggggctgcggggcaccaactgcagtaacagggtgactggacagctcagctcattggctcttttcacctgaaacaaagaaattcactcaacagtcaagttcttccctgtcaagcagatattctttatcagcagcgctggggtggccctggggattctccaccatacgggctcccaagAAGGAGTAAGGGACATCGCTTTACAGACACACGCATCGTAGATATTCATTCGATTTCCTCCAGGAGAATTTGCCACAGGGACAGAGAGGCCCTCCGGGAGGAGCTCCCTTGACACTCTCCGTGAGAGAAGCCCGGGAGTTGTCCCTGTCACATCAGGTGTCTGCCAGCTGAGCCTGTGTGAcgaggaggagggaaaagcctgagcccagcaccccCGAGCGGCCTGAGACTCTCCGTCCTGCCCCGAAGAAGGCGTCAGGCTGTGTCAGTGCCATGGGGGCCCCGGGTCACCCCGGCGGGGTGTCTGTGCGGCTGCAGGGAAACCCGCGGGGAAGGATGGGCAGGAGGTCAGCCCAGCTCGCCACACAGGCTCCGCCGGAGGGAAATTCAGCGGCTTTTGGGGCAATTCAGGCGAGGCAGCGGCACAGCACGGCGGCAGCGGCCGTGAGGGGAAGGCGCGAGCGCGGGGCTCGGGGCCGAGCTGTGGGCGGGAACAACGGCCGCGGGGTCCCGTGTCCTCTGCGCCGCTGGGCCGGGCTGCGCctcctcctgtgccccccccgctGCGGGTGCCGCTCGTGGCTGCGGGGCCAGAGCCACGGGGCTGGAGGCCGGCGCCGGTCCCGAGACTGCGCGTCCCTCGGCGGGGCGGGCAGAGCTGCCCCGGCGGCCACCGCCCTTCTAGGAGGGGCTGAACGGCCCCTGACGCGGACTGGAGGGAGAAAACGAGCAGCAGAGGAGAGCGCCGGCCCACCCCGGCCCAGCCCCTCATCGCTGGCCGATGCTGATGGCCTTCCCCCCAGGGCAGGTGGTTTTACTTTTGTTGCTCGCTCTTATTAgccttgtttaattttaattggcaataagtTCGACTAATCTTCCTCAAGTAGATTTCCCCTGGAACCGTGCCATCCCAGAACGGTTTGAGTCGGGAGGACCTTTTGGAGACCATCCAGTGCCCCCCCGACCACTGGCACAGGGGCTCTCTGGGGTGGCCACGCCCTGATGGCTTCAGAGTCTCCAGCGCAGCCCTGGGCCACCATGGCAACCACTGGGTCTCAGTGTGATGTCATCATTGCATCACAAATGCGGTCTCTATTTAAGCGGGTTGCAGGGAGGCTCGGCTGTCACTTCGGCTGTGCCTGAGTCAGCGAGCAGGACAGCAGATGGACAAGGAGATGGACAACGTCTCAAagatggagggaagagagaacaaGCAGGTAGTAGCGGGGTGCTTCGGCCTCAccccaccctctcctcccctcgGGGCGTCGCACCGGGTTCCTCGGTCTCCCCAGCTGACCCCTTTCACACCCCCTTGTCACGCAGAACTTCTGGAGGAGATGGTGCCGCGCTCTGCGCGAGATGGAGGAGTGGAAGCTGATTGTCCTCATCTTCATCTCGCACCTGAGCCTGTGGGGCCTTTTCATGGtggtgctgccctgtgcctccACTTTGTTGTCTGTCCTGGCCCTGGGCCTCCTCGCAGCCTGCTGGCCCAGGAGCAAGGCCAAGGTAGGTTGGTCTTGGCACCCCCCCCAGACACCCACCgggcagagcctgtccccagGGTGCTCGGGAACGGCCCCATATAATTGGGGGGAAAGCAGTGACCGGTGGCCGTTGCCCACCCAGCCCGGCCCCTGCTCGGGAGCCACCGAGCCCCCTCTGCTCAGACGCCAGGCTTGGGGCCAGGTCCGCTCCTGCCCCTGGAGCTCCAGCTGCCCCTTCCTGGGGTCCTCGTTTGCTGGGCAGGGGCCCTTCTGGCCCAGGGCAGCCTCCCTGCACTAACCCAGGGATTGTTTTCTGGGGACAGAGGAGCTCTGCGGAAGAGAAGAGCTGTCAGAGAGACAGGAGGAAGGACCCGATAGGTGAGCAGCCCCGGCCCAGAGCTGCGCCAGGCTCCGCAGCGGCTCCCGGCCGAGGGACGCCATTGCGGCTGGAGCCCCCGCGCCGGCTGCCCTCGCTCACTGTCCCTCtgctttctccctccctgcctcccccaggaGCCACCTCCGTCCCCAGGGAAGGTGTGGAGGGGACCACCGAGAGCCAGACAGCAGGGTAAGTCCTCCAGGAGCCCCACTCGGGGCTCTCTCTGCCCTGTGCAGCTGCC
Proteins encoded in this region:
- the LOC141921931 gene encoding uncharacterized protein LOC141921931 — its product is MACGNGPTSAEMLLLVMLILLFLLAGAMLAAYWLWRKRQETKRWMPVEAELENLRSERPWHQADWKWHGMAPCGTAWPNCTAHGTAWDGIMVQHSMVWHGVGQHHGATLHGTAKHDRIVWQSMTCHRMSWEATTQHGMEWHGTVWEPMAWHDTAEHGAAGHGTGYPCRQLVFSTWPQAPCKPHGRPELALLASSEASLPKHRGRKEPAPSLETCDSAKAPSMERLCPLPRISSLSSLSTSSSSSVDTLCSFPEPCPGAMAELAAQKRSGPAQSPEEDEGLVESLGAALGQDPPLEQSAGTRQEQVPGHEGDKAQTPRDVEPAPGSPHARLRTLVIEIWLRSNGAELPVPHMDTDRAEDGDKETRIPNVESLEMDRSSPVKSGSSSPVSLGSTIAAAPGRSSPAEPSPQQRVPAGRTRGRAWEGCAQLCRGTKAWWQRRCQSCRRRFRKPPRQHQC